A window of the Hypomesus transpacificus isolate Combined female chromosome 22, fHypTra1, whole genome shotgun sequence genome harbors these coding sequences:
- the LOC124484099 gene encoding tetratricopeptide repeat protein 39B-like, whose product MSESEIMTDNADLKKVDPNDSSMQEPSVSHMDLQNALEECSTALEYFLNNRFSEALDLLRPWKDDSMYHAMGYSSILVMQAGMTFDPSDMELAMVALKEALRTCQKFRKRSSIAETITYYWYKQPSDNLTEEEMHAELCYAEVLLQKAALTFLDESFISFIKGGIKIRNSYHIFKDCQVMSNFNKIEHMRSHAHFRGGVNMGIGSFNLMLSLLPARVLRLMEYLGFNGDREVGLSQLREGAANGSLRSILSTLTLLMFHLYITVILGTGETNLTEAEALLEPYKSKFPNGALILFYTARIAVLKGDFTFGQEKFLACIGTQQEWRQIHHLCYWELMWAHCFQQDWLEAYRYADLLCKESKWSQAIYVFQKASILSMLPEEARQKTGEDVEELFRQVEGLRLRFAGKSIPTEKFASKRAARYSAQPPIKLVIPALEMMYVWNGFTIVGQRADLTENILATIQEAEDALRDQPNPSVHHVDDQCVVQLLKGLCLRHLGRLDQAEACFSLVLSSESRIKYDHHLVPFTMYELGLLYQKQGNQEKAVTFIQNAKLNYKDYSMESRLHFRIHAALNNMGPKTPKQKRTSALE is encoded by the exons ATGTCTGAATCTGAGATCATGACCGACAACGCTGACTTAAAAAAG GTGGACCCCAATGACTCATCGATGCAGGAACCAAG TGTGTCCCACATGGATCTGCAGAATGCCCTGGAGGAATGCTCCACCGCCCTTGAATATTTCCTCAACAATCGCTTCTCCGAAGCCCTCGATCTGCTCAGACCCTG GAAGGATGACAGCATGTACCATGCCATGGGCTACAGCAGCATCCTGGTCATGCAGGCCGGCATGACCTTTGACCCGAGCGACATGGAGCTGGCCATGGTGGCACTGAAGGAAGCATTGCGGACCTGCCAGAA GTTCAGAAAACGAAGCAGCATCGCGGAGACCATCACCTACTACTGGTACAAACAGCCGTCTGATAACCTGACTGAAG aggAGATGCACGCTGAGCTGTGCTATGCTGAGGTGCTGCTACAGAAGGCGGCTCTCACCTTCCTGGACGAGAGCTTCATCAGCTTCATCAAGGGAGGGATCAAGATACGAAACAGCTACCACATCTTCAA GGACTGCCAGGTGATGTCTAATTTCAACAAAATTGAGCACATGAGAAGCCACGCCCACTTCAGAGGTGGAGTCAACATGGGCATCGGGTCCTTCAACCTG atgctgtctctcctgccagccAGGGTCCTCAGGCTCATGGAGTACCTGGGCTTTAATGGAGACCGG GAAGTAGGTCTGTCCCagctgagagagggagcagccAATGGCAGCTTGCGATCCATTCTCAGTACCCTCACCCTGCTCATGTTCCACCTCTACATCACCGTCATCCTAG GTACTGGTGAGACAAACCTGACAGAGGCAGAAGCTCTCCTTGAACCTTACAAGAGCAAGTTCCCGAAC GGGGCTCTGATCCTCTTCTACACCGCCAGGATCGCCGTGCTCAAAGGAGACTTCACGTTC GGCCAGGAGAAGTTCCTGGCGTGTATCGGGACCCAGCAGGAGTGGAGGCAGATCCACCACCTGTGCTACTGGGAGCTGATGTGGGCTCACTGCTTCCAGCAGGACTGGCTGGAGGCCTACCGCTACGCTGACCTGCTCTGCAAGGAGAGCAAGTGGTCCCAG GCCATCTACGTGTTCCAGAAGGCGTCCATTCTGAGCATGCTCCCTGAGGAGGCAAGGCAGAAGACTGGGGAGGACGTGGAGGAGTTATTCAG GCAGGTGGAGGGGCTGAGACTGAGGTTTGCTGGGAAGTCCATCCCTACGGAGAAGTTTGCTTCCAAGAGGGCGGCACGCTACTCTGCCCAGCCCCCTATCAAGCTGGTCATCCCTGCTCtg GAGATGATGTACGTGTGGAACGGCTTCACCATCGTGGGCCAGAGGGCCGACCTGACGGAGAACATCCTGGCCACCATCCAGGAAGCCGAGGACGCCCTCAGAGACCAGccca ATCCCTCCGTCCACCATGTGGACGACCAGTGTGTGGTGCAGCTGCTGAAGGGGCTGTGTCTCAGACACCTGGGACGCCTGGACCAGGCCGAGGCCTGCTTCAGCCTCGTGCTCTCCAG TGAAAGCAGGATCAAGTATGACCACCACCTGGTTCCCTTCACCATGTATGAGCTTGGCCTGCTGTACCAGAAGCAGGGGAACCAGGAGAAGGCTGTCACCTTCATACAGAACGCCAA GCTCAACTACAAAGACTATTCAATGGAGTCCAGGCTACATTTCCGTATCCATGCGGCACTCAACAACATGGGCCCCAAGACCCCCAAACAGAAGAGGACATCTGCCTTAGAGTAA